The candidate division KSB1 bacterium DNA segment AGCCGCCTGAACGATGTGCTGGCGGTCTTCTGCCACGAACATGATATCCGGTTCCGGGCCGTCGTGGTCGCCCAGGCGTGCCGCTGCCCGCGAGCCGAGCACAACGCCAAGCTCTTTTTCGCGCACGAAAATATCTAACAGATGAAAAATAAAAGCAAAAATAAGTTCATGGATGATAGATGGCGGTGATTGAATATACATAACCCCTTTGATGAGATCGGCTTTTTGATCTTCACGAATGAGATCGCAAAACTGCTCGAACGTCAGCAGCTCGTGTCGTTTTGAGGTGCGACGGCGCTGTCGTGGCGGGCGAACAAGTAGATCGACGCTCATAATGTGCACTCCAATTTTTCAAAAAATTTTCAGCCCCCAATGCCGTCCGCCGTCAAATAAGCATCCACGGCTTCAAGCTCATGGCTCAAATCTTCGACGCGGCGCTGCAGCAGATTGCGAATCGACAACATGCCGAGAATCCGGCCATTGGCGTCAGTAATTGGCAGATGCCGAATGTGCTGCTCGAGCATCGTCGCCAGCGCATCGTCGATCGAAGTATTCGCCGGAATGGTTTGCACCGGCGTGGTCATGACTTCCGACATGCGCGTGGCTTCCGGGTTGCGCCGCGCCTGCACCACTCGAATCATCACGTCCCGCTCGGTAAAAATTCCTTTTAACAAGCCTTGTTCAACGATGGCCACCGCGCCCACGCGATTTTTGACCATGGCATTGATGGCTTCGATCACTGTGGCGTTTTTGGCCACCGTGGTTGCCGGTACATCGGCGACTTTCAGCAGGTCCATAAATTCACCTCGAGCTTTTTAGTGGTTCCACCAGAAGCTGATTGACGGCGCCAACCAGATGATTTTAAATTGAACGGACAAAAAAGGCGACCCCGGAAAATTAGAATCGCCTTTTTGCAAAGAACCTTTGCCAAACAAAAAATCAACCGCATTATCACTGCCGGCATTTTCAGTGCTATTTCAATTCTTCCATCAGCTCTTCCAGCGCCTGGCGGCCGGGGCGAACGCGCTCGAGCGGCAAGGTGCAGAGAGGCTCATCCACCTGGTTCAGAAGCTCGATGAAATCTTTGCTCGCCGCATTGACATAAAA contains these protein-coding regions:
- a CDS encoding Uma2 family endonuclease; translation: MSVDLLVRPPRQRRRTSKRHELLTFEQFCDLIREDQKADLIKGVMYIQSPPSIIHELIFAFIFHLLDIFVREKELGVVLGSRAAARLGDHDGPEPDIMFVAEDRQHIVQAAYVDGAPDLIVEITSPSTAHIDRGKKKKQYAEFGVREYWLIDPNKQTAEFLINRNGAWESLPITAEGVFLSDVLPGFWLRVDWLFAEPLPKPLAAVKQILGAVESKG
- a CDS encoding CBS domain-containing protein, whose translation is MDLLKVADVPATTVAKNATVIEAINAMVKNRVGAVAIVEQGLLKGIFTERDVMIRVVQARRNPEATRMSEVMTTPVQTIPANTSIDDALATMLEQHIRHLPITDANGRILGMLSIRNLLQRRVEDLSHELEAVDAYLTADGIGG